TGGAACTCATGGGTACAGGAGGGAGAAACTTAGGTAGACTCTAATACAGTATGCCAAAAATGTTTACTTGTGATCTTTTGAGACGCTTGGCGCTTAGCGCCGCGCATCTCAAAAGATCCGTCAATCTCTAAACTTAATGATTAGCCAGTGGATATTTACTGCACACGCCCCCATTGTACAAAGCCTTTAAATTCGTTTGCTGACCTTGATAGTGGCAATACACTTAAAACGATCACGCAAAAATTCTGTACGGCTTGCGGAATGCCCTTACTGCTTGGTGGACGCTATATCGTCGAACGTCCGATCGCTCAAGGTGGTTTTGGTGCAACGTTTTTGGCACGGGATCGCTATACACCTGCGATGAAACGCTGCGTGGTAAAGCTGTTGCAACCCGTGGGGTTGACCAGTTCGCAGATGGTGATCGCCAAGCAAATGTTTGAGCGCGAGGCTACGGTTTTAGAAGATTTGGGGACACATCCGCAAATTCCTGATTTGCTTGCCTACTTTGAGGTGCAGTCAGGACAGGATGAATTTTTTTATTTAGTACAAGAGTTTGTCGATGGCTTTACCCTAGAGCAAATTGTTGAGCAGCATGGGGCGATCGCAGAGGCAGATGTCTTAGAAATTATGCAAAGTCTGTTACCTGTCTTGACATTTATTCATGAAAAAGGCTCGATCCACCGTGATATCAAACCTGCGAATATCATGGTACGCAAGCTTGATCAAACTTATTTTTTGTTGGATTTTGGTGCAGTTAAGCAAGTGGCTGGAGCCGCCCAAGGTCAAAAGTCCACAGGCATCTTTACCCCCGGCTATGGCGCACCTGAGCAAATGCGCGGCGATACAGTGTTTCCTGCGACGGATCTCTATGCCTTTGCGGTGACTTGTCTCTTTTTGCTGACGGGCAAAGAGCCAGAGGAATTATTTGATGTGAGCTACAACAAATGGCAATGGGATCGCTTTGTGAAGCTCAGTCCCAGCTTGAATAGTGTTTTACATAAAATGTTAGAGACGGCTCCTAGCGATCGCTTTAACTCGGCGGCAAGTGTAATCCAAGCCCTCAGTTCTAAAATAGCGGCGACAGCACCAACACCAGTAAAGCCCACCCACCAAACGAGTATCCAAGTTCCTGTGCCGATCGCTTCGCCCAATGCGATTAATGCGCCATCAGTCCCCAAAGTTCTGTCTAAATCTCCAAAACCGCAAAAGACACCTTGGTTACTATCTGCGCCGATTCCTACGCAATTTATTGCCGCTTTTTTGTTGGGTGTTGAGGCGATGTTGCTATGGCAAGTAAGTACGACCGTTGGCATTACGGCGATCGGCTCTCCTGCGAATTTAGTTGTTTTTGCAGCCTTCTTACTGGGTGTTGTTCTGCTGAGGATTAGTTCTGTTCTGGATAATAAAGATCTATTTGTATTCGTAAACTTAATCAGTTTCGCCGCAGTTTGGGCAGGACAAGTCTTTGCAAAAACTATTTTTCAGAACTTACCACAATGGGTAGATATTATTCAATATTGTGGAGTTGCTGGTTTTAGTGCGATCGCTCTGATGGCTGCCTTTCGCCTCATCTTCCAATTACTTTATTCGTTACTTTAATCACTGATGTTACATGGAACTCAGAGGCTGAATCTCTTGCTGCTAGGACGACAGGGCAACCACGGGGGGATTGCCCCTACCCCAATAATTTAGATTTTGTAGGGGCTGCACCACAGAGCAAGCCCTAGACTTAGATGATCGCAGGCATTCTATCCACGTAAGATCAGTCAATCACTCCATCCTTCGCTAGGATGGGTAGTTCGCTGCACATCCTGTTGTTCATGATAAAATTGGATAAAGGCTCAAGATTTGCTAAGTAATTATGAACGCTTTAACTATCAGCCTAGATTCTATAATCGATCTCACCGATGAGCAGTTCTTTCAACTTTGCCGCAAAAATAGCGACCTCAGATTCGAGCGGAATGCTCAAGGAGATATTACAGTCATGGCTCCCGCAGGTAGTGAAACAAGCGCCCGCAACTCTGATTTAAACGCTGATCTCGTATTTTGGAATCGACGTACAAAGCTAGGTATTGTCTTTGACTCTTCAGGTGGATTTAAACTTCCTAAGGGTAGTGATCGCTCTCCTGATGCTTCATGGATATTAAAAGAACGTTGGGAATCTTTAACAGCCGAACAACAGTCAAAATTTGCTCCAATTTGTCCAGATTTTGTAATTGAGTTGATGTCTCCTAGTGATAACTTAAAGGTTACGCAAGCGAAGATGCAGGAATATCAAGACAATGGCGCAAGGCTAGGCTGGCTGATTAATCGCAAAGATCGAGAAGTGGAAGTTTATCGCATTGGGAAGCCTAAAGAAGTTTTACAAAATCCGAGTTCTCTTTCTGGGGAAGATGTCTTACCTGAGTTTGTTTTGAGCCTTGCTGAAATTTGGTAATGCCAAACCCAGAGATTTTTGGAAAGTGTTGCGAAGCAACACTTTCCAAAAATCTCTGGGTTTGGTTTTGAGCGCTTTGCGCTGAAGTACTTATCAAATGTGAGAAAATAATGCATAATTGCTAGAAATATGCAGTCTAGAGGCAAAAATGCAGGAACAAGATTGGGGTGATGAGGAACTGTGGATCGTAACCGCTAGCGATCGCCAAGAAGTACAGCCAACTGGTCAAAAAAGTCCAACTCGCGATTTCAATCCTTATAACAATCCTTCTAAGGCGACGGTATCGGGTGAAGAAGTACAAGCTAGTCGGGTTAAGGCTGAGACTTTGGCAGTACAAATGTCTCAGTTTGTCAGGATTATTGGTCGAGTTTTTGCGACGGCTCAACAACAAATCGATCCGCTAGCGGGGTTGCAACTGGATGAGATTAAGCTTGCTGTGGAGATTTCGGGTAAGGGTGAAATTAAGCTCTTGGGTACTGGTATCGAAACCTCTGGCAAAGGGGCGATCGAGTTAAAATTTAAAAGGATTGATCCTTCTAAATAATGGGCAAGAAAAATCATGAAAAATCTATTAATCCAGTGGCGATCGCCAATCCGACTCTTAATACTTTGATTGCTGAGTTAGGGGTTGAATGTCAGAGGGTGATCATGTTAGTGCATCAACTGCAATTACCGAATATTAGCGATCGCCAAAAGGTTGATGTATTGGCAGAGTTAAATGCTTCTATAATTCATTTGCAGTCTCATTGTGATGATGATCTACAGGAGCTTATTGCGGATGAGTTGGAAAGTATTATTCCTTGAATCACATTTTTAGAAAGAGTTTGTAGTCAGCTATGGCGAGAAATTGCGCGGTAATTGTCGGAATCAATGATTATGATGAGATTTCGCCTCTGAAGTATGCCAAAAGCGATGCTGAGAGGATGCGTGATTTTTTCAAGCAGGATTTGGGCGTTAGTCAGGATGATCTGTACTTTTTTACCGATGATTCGCCGCGCAATGCTCAGGGACGTAAGACGCAGCCGACCTATGGCACGCTTAAGTCTTTTTTAGGCGATCGCTTTGCCAACTCCTTTCTATCGGCAGGGGATACGCTGTGGTTTTACTTTAGCGGTCATGGGATGCCCTGTGAGGGACGCGATTATCTGTTGCCTAGTGATGGCAATCCTCGAACTATGCCTGCTTTGGGGATTGCGATTAGTGATGTGACGGAACGCTTGCGGCGGAGTGGGGCGGATAATGTGGTGATGTTGATCGATGCTTGTCGCAGTGATGGCGCGAAGAATGCGGGTATGGGTATCGGTGAGGAGAAGCAGCAGGGTGTAATTACGTTCTTTTCTTGCAGTCCGTCGCAGGTTTCCTATGAGATTGATG
This genomic stretch from Pseudanabaena galeata CCNP1313 harbors:
- a CDS encoding serine/threonine-protein kinase; translation: MDIYCTRPHCTKPLNSFADLDSGNTLKTITQKFCTACGMPLLLGGRYIVERPIAQGGFGATFLARDRYTPAMKRCVVKLLQPVGLTSSQMVIAKQMFEREATVLEDLGTHPQIPDLLAYFEVQSGQDEFFYLVQEFVDGFTLEQIVEQHGAIAEADVLEIMQSLLPVLTFIHEKGSIHRDIKPANIMVRKLDQTYFLLDFGAVKQVAGAAQGQKSTGIFTPGYGAPEQMRGDTVFPATDLYAFAVTCLFLLTGKEPEELFDVSYNKWQWDRFVKLSPSLNSVLHKMLETAPSDRFNSAASVIQALSSKIAATAPTPVKPTHQTSIQVPVPIASPNAINAPSVPKVLSKSPKPQKTPWLLSAPIPTQFIAAFLLGVEAMLLWQVSTTVGITAIGSPANLVVFAAFLLGVVLLRISSVLDNKDLFVFVNLISFAAVWAGQVFAKTIFQNLPQWVDIIQYCGVAGFSAIALMAAFRLIFQLLYSLL
- a CDS encoding Uma2 family endonuclease, whose product is MNALTISLDSIIDLTDEQFFQLCRKNSDLRFERNAQGDITVMAPAGSETSARNSDLNADLVFWNRRTKLGIVFDSSGGFKLPKGSDRSPDASWILKERWESLTAEQQSKFAPICPDFVIELMSPSDNLKVTQAKMQEYQDNGARLGWLINRKDREVEVYRIGKPKEVLQNPSSLSGEDVLPEFVLSLAEIW
- a CDS encoding Pepco domain-containing protein — translated: MQEQDWGDEELWIVTASDRQEVQPTGQKSPTRDFNPYNNPSKATVSGEEVQASRVKAETLAVQMSQFVRIIGRVFATAQQQIDPLAGLQLDEIKLAVEISGKGEIKLLGTGIETSGKGAIELKFKRIDPSK